The following are from one region of the Sorghum bicolor cultivar BTx623 chromosome 2, Sorghum_bicolor_NCBIv3, whole genome shotgun sequence genome:
- the LOC110432224 gene encoding uncharacterized protein LOC110432224, producing the protein MCALTKMPEYRKKYKTTEMAAAIGICEDMKYNLAQCRYFLLPWLSFRKYMLYVFDMREKMLIMIDPRPLEEWCKDTPALMYAKYTLGFSYNYTTAVNKYIPGWDEDVCKWKFKRAENIAEDIDGYLSGFLVLQYMSAWNRPQATHIYTDGMEMRRNLFVYLLAHERNGYRRFLPADIKHYFGRITERSIK; encoded by the exons ATGTGTGCTTTAACAAAGATGCCAGAATATCGTAAAAAATACAAAACAACAGAAATGGCTGCTGCGATTGGTATATGTGAGGATATGAAGTACAACTTAGCACAATGCAGATAC TTTCTTTTACCGTGGCTATCTTTTCGAAAATATATGCTTTATGTTTTCGACATGCGGGAAAAAATGCTCATCATGATTGACCCTAGACCTCTTGAAGAGTGGTGTAAAGACACACCAGCGCTTATGTATGCCAAATACACTCTTGGATTTAGCTACAACTACACAACCGCAgttaataaatatattcctggaTGGGATGAGGATGTTTGCAAATGGAAATTTAAACGGGCAGAAAACATTGCAGAGGACATAGATGG GTACTTAAGTGGATTTCTCGTCCTACAGTATATGTCTGCATGGAATAGACCACAAGCCACACACATTTATACC GATGGTATGGAGATGCGGCGAAACTTATTTGTGTATTTACTAGCGCACGAAAGAAATGGATATCGAAGATTTCTTCCTGCCGATATTAAACATTATTTTGGTCGTATCACCGAAAGGTCTATAAAGTAG